In Populus nigra chromosome 1, ddPopNigr1.1, whole genome shotgun sequence, one genomic interval encodes:
- the LOC133700316 gene encoding thioredoxin domain-containing protein 9 homolog — MANPNLQDIIEKQVLTVAKAVEDKIDEEIAALDRLDLDDIEALRERRLQQMKKMAEKRSRWISLGHGEYTEIPSEKDFFSVVKASDRVVCHFYRDNWPCKVMDKHMSILAKQHIETRFVKIHAEKSPFLAEKLKIVVLPTLALIKNTKVDDYVVGFDELGGTDEFNTEDLEERLAKAQVIFFEGESSLNSSKSSAQTRSVRQSESHDSSDSD; from the exons ATGGCAAACCCTAACCTTCAAGATATTATAGAGAAGCAAGTGCTTACTGTAGCCAAGGCAGTGGAAGACAAGATCGATGAAGAGATCGCAGCCTTAGACCGTCTCGATCTCGACGATATAGAAGCATTGAGAGAGAGACGGTTACAACAGATGAAGAAAATGGCAGAGAAGCGGAGTCGTTGGATCTCTTTAGGTCATGGTGAGTACACGGAGATTCCATCAGAGAAGGATTTCTTCTCTGTTGTTAAAGCTAGTGATCGTGTCGTTTGCCATTTCTATCGCGATAATTGGCCTTGCAAG GTGATGGACAAGCACATGAGCATACTGGCGAAGCAACATATAGAGACACGTTTTGTGAAGATCCATGCTGAGAAAAGTCCATTTTTGGCTGAAAAACTCAAGATTGTTgttcttccaactcttgcactTATAAAGAATACCAAAGTGGATGATTATGTG GTGGGATTTGATGAGCTGGGAGGGACAGATGAGTTTAACACAGAGGATTTGGAGGAGAGATTGGCTAAAGCTCAAGTGATCTTTTTTGAGGGTGAATCGTCTCTAAATTCATCGAAATCCAGTGCACAAACCAGGAGTGTGCGACAAAGTGAGAGCCATGACTCTTCAGATTCAGATTAA